A stretch of DNA from Solirubrobacterales bacterium:
CACGTCTATGGGCACAACGGCCGCCAGCGCTTCACCCAGCGCGATTTATCAAGCCTGCAAGAACGGTAGTTCGATGAGCGGATTCTCGAAGGGAGACCTCCAGGGAGCACTCAATGGCGTCCCGGCCGACCTCGATGAGTACTTTGGCTGCGGCGGTCAGATCCAGAAAGCGATCATTGACAGGGCCACCAAGAACATCCCTGGTGGAGAGTCGGGCGCAAAGGGCACGAGGGCCAAGCTCAAGCTCGCCAGCGTGAACGACCTGACTACTTCCGCTGAGCGCAAGAAACTCGCGAAGCAGGTCGAGGAGTCGACGAAGCTCGACACGTCCAAACCACTTACTTCAAGCTCAGACCCGGCGATCTCTGAGGCAGCGGGCCAGACCCTCGCCTCATCGGCGGCCCCCGGAACTCCCACAGCACTGGTCATCGGCGTTCTCGGTCTGCTGCTTCTGCTCGCCGCCGATCTGGCAGGACGGCTTGGCAAGATACCCCGCGTGACGAAGTACTTGCCATGGTCCGGACCGCGTGACGGCAGCTGACGCGCAGCTCAAGCGCAATCCGCAGAATGAGCTGAGCCCGCTCTTCGCGGCGCTCACAACGGCTGCGCTGCTCGCTTTCGCCGCGTTGTTCATCGGCGTTCAGTCGGGCGGCGTCCGTGGCGGCATAGCCGCCGTACTAGCGGTACTCGTGGCCACCGCGGCCTTCGGGCGTTCTGCTTACAACGGGACGCTCCCGCAACCGTTCAACGCTTCACTGGGGTTGATCTTGATGGCCCTGTTCGCGGGAGTCACTGCGCTGTCTGTGGAGTGGTCGCTCGTTCCCAACGCGTCGCTGATTGATGCAATCCGCCTGATCTCCTACACGTGCGTGCTTGCGCTGGCTGCGCTGGCCGCGCAGTTGCATCAAGACCGTGCGCGCGAGATCCTCCTCGGCGCGGGCCTCGCCGCGCTGTTGATCGTGCTCTACGCGTTGCTGTCTCGCGCCGTCCCGGGTCTGTTCCCGGACTCCGACAGCTATGCCCGATTGCGCCTTCCGTTCGGCTACTGGAATGCCGTCGGGTCGGTCTCGGCGATCGGCCTTCTGATCGCACTCTGGACCGGGACGAACAGACATGTCTCGAAGCGGCTCGAAATCATTTCCTTTCCGGCCGGTGGGTTGTTCGTCGTCGCGCTGATGCTCAGCCAGTCGCGCGGCGCGCTGCTCGCACTCGCGCTTGTACTGGGCGCGTGGCTGTTGCTCATCCCCCGTCGCCTGCGCACAGCTGGCTGGCTTGCGATCGTTGGCGTGGCTTCGCTTGTCGTCGTCGCCTGGGCCTACAACAAGACGGCGCTCAGCATCGACGACGCGCCCTTCGCAGAACGTAAATCAACTGGTTTCCAGCTGACAATCGCGCTCATCGTCCTGAGCGGCATCCTCGCCGGAGCAGGCGCGTTGGTGCATTCGCGGCGCCGCAGCCACCCGCTCCTCGCGCAGCAACGCTGGAAAATCGGCCGCATTCTTTTGATTCTGCTGGCGATCAGCCCGTTTGCAACAGTCGTTGGAGTTGGCGTTGGGACCGAGCAGGGGTTCTCGACGATCAGCGATGGGGCAACGGGGTTCTTCAGCACCGGCACGACCGCGCCGTCCAACTCGCCAGACCGGCTGACCGAGACAAGCTCCCTGCGCGGTCGATATTGGAGCGACGCATACAAAGTCTTTGAGTCCCACACAAAGCGCGGCACTGGCGGAGACACTTATGCGGTCGCCCGACTGCCCTACCGAACTGACCAGACCAACGCCGCCCACGCCCACGGGATGGTCCCGCAGGTCGCCTCGGACCTCGGCGCGATCGGATTGCTCGTGTTGTTTGGACTGACTGCTGTCTGGCTGCTCGCCGCATTCAAAATTGCTGGCGCCTGCCTGCGCGCTCCGTGGCTCTGGCTGCGAGAGGCGGACGAGACACGGCTGGCCTCGGTCGGCCTTATGCTCGTCGCACTTCTGTTCGGACTTCATTCGGCCATCGACTGGGTGTGGTTTATACCTGGGGTCGCGTTCTTCGGGCTGCTTGGCGGCGGCTGGACGCTCGGCTCCCCGGCCGCACACTCTTCGGTTGCCGAGCCCGCAACCGAACCCTCCAGGGGCAGAAGGCTCCAGATCGTGCGCGCCGCAGCGATCGCACTGGTCGGGATCTCTATCGCCTACGGGATTTATCAGCCCGTGCGCGCCGAACGCAAGATTGCGGCCGGCTACGCGGTCGTTGAGAACGATCCGGCAAAGGCGCTGAAACTCGGAAACGACGCGATCAGGCTCGATCCCACTTCTGCAGACGCCTTCATCCTCGTGTCGGTTGCCCAAAGCAACGGAGGTCGCCAACAGGCGGCCGAAGCGACGCTCGCCGAGCTCTCGGCGCAACAGCCGGGCAACCCGGAAACGTGGCTGCGTCTTTCGCAATTTCGGCTTGTCACCCTGGATGATCCCGACGGCGCGATCCGCGCACTTCGTCCTGTCTTTTTCCAGAGCCCGAACAACGTCCAGGCCGCAAATCTCCTGGCCACGGCGCGACAGGCGAAGGCCGACGCCTTGCTCGAAAAGCTCGCTGCCAAGAAGCGAAAGCAACTCGAGAAGGAACTGGAAAAGCTCGAAAAGCTTCAGAAGCAGGCCGCCGCGAGCGCCGCAGTCGACCCGCCCCCAGCAACCTGACATCTCTGCGGGGCCCGCGCCGGGTACCGTAAGTACAAGACCAGCTACCCCGAATCGCGCGACTTTACGGGCGTCGGGCAGTTTCTACATGTGATGACACAGAGCACGCTTCCAGAACCAAAGAACCGCACGGTCTCAAAGCTTGGTGCAGCACTCCCTATGGAGAGTTCAGGCCCGCGCGACGTGCGCGCCAAGCGTCAGAGCCTGATCTCGATCATCTTCGATCGCCATCTGCTGATGCGTTTTGTCAACGCAGTCGCGCTCGCAGCGATGGACCTTGCGTTGCTGTTCGCGTCGCTGCTGATCGCACTGCGCGTGAAGACCATCCTCACGACTGACCCGACCACGATCGGTGATTCGGTTGATTACGCCTGGAACGTCCTGCCCTTCGCGGCGTTGGCGATGCTGCTTCTGTTCACCGGCGACGGGCTTTACAAGCC
This window harbors:
- a CDS encoding O-antigen ligase family protein, producing the protein MTAADAQLKRNPQNELSPLFAALTTAALLAFAALFIGVQSGGVRGGIAAVLAVLVATAAFGRSAYNGTLPQPFNASLGLILMALFAGVTALSVEWSLVPNASLIDAIRLISYTCVLALAALAAQLHQDRAREILLGAGLAALLIVLYALLSRAVPGLFPDSDSYARLRLPFGYWNAVGSVSAIGLLIALWTGTNRHVSKRLEIISFPAGGLFVVALMLSQSRGALLALALVLGAWLLLIPRRLRTAGWLAIVGVASLVVVAWAYNKTALSIDDAPFAERKSTGFQLTIALIVLSGILAGAGALVHSRRRSHPLLAQQRWKIGRILLILLAISPFATVVGVGVGTEQGFSTISDGATGFFSTGTTAPSNSPDRLTETSSLRGRYWSDAYKVFESHTKRGTGGDTYAVARLPYRTDQTNAAHAHGMVPQVASDLGAIGLLVLFGLTAVWLLAAFKIAGACLRAPWLWLREADETRLASVGLMLVALLFGLHSAIDWVWFIPGVAFFGLLGGGWTLGSPAAHSSVAEPATEPSRGRRLQIVRAAAIALVGISIAYGIYQPVRAERKIAAGYAVVENDPAKALKLGNDAIRLDPTSADAFILVSVAQSNGGRQQAAEATLAELSAQQPGNPETWLRLSQFRLVTLDDPDGAIRALRPVFFQSPNNVQAANLLATARQAKADALLEKLAAKKRKQLEKELEKLEKLQKQAAASAAVDPPPAT